In the Mytilus trossulus isolate FHL-02 chromosome 1, PNRI_Mtr1.1.1.hap1, whole genome shotgun sequence genome, one interval contains:
- the LOC134690779 gene encoding dolichol-phosphate mannosyltransferase subunit 3-like translates to MIPKLFQWLFGVGAFLSVWLAVVLEYVHVQSSSSFKSLFIIPLPLIVLVLFAIYSLGVIIYRVAIFNNCEEASKELQTQIEEAKADLQKKGFKFDNT, encoded by the exons atg ATACCAAAGTTGTTTCAATGGTTGTTTGGTGTTGGTGCCTTCCTCAGTGTGTGGTTAGCAGTGGTATTGGAATATGTTCATGTTCAGTCATCTAGttcatttaaatcattatttattatacCA TTGCCATTGATTGTTCTAGTCTTATTTGCA ATATATTCTTTGGGTGTTATCATATATAGAGTGGCCATATTTAATAACTGTGAAGAAGCATCAAAGGAACTTCAAACG cAAATAGAGGAAGCCAAAGCAGATTTACAAAAGAAGGGATTCAAGTTTGATAACACATGA
- the LOC134690794 gene encoding uncharacterized protein LOC134690794, whose translation MRTYKEPKRIDKARSREPGLVTLDERISKMSALSVQVEEETMENSSDKEEEMIEDNDSGVQENHIDDEELELDNEKMEENKNDKDENHEKMEDDNVEISVKKKTPPKKTKKVVENNVNHNEDINDIKKCEPEGEKRKQEPSSKTKKTTNVKDAKKRKMSDKKNDKSQGSKDVHNNCVVDLGSKEKISPKSKSRSRSTKSKQKSNTTDDTDADELHKEESEKSSSFNTSDSLNVSPRSSKRTPVKNRKYQSDEEHDPSKEEGDSSGKKKRSRSKSPRCSTPKKRKLNFDENEFMNIKDDDFVIEKNDKDIEHVESVTNESNDNNKSKKVVKSRKNKSLIKEDIILKPKAIKKKAKLSHSEIKPSSQSEIKPSIDDTSDKNESVEKVKDESLTMEESSELKENAVVKVKKKKIRKKKPVENQEKNDSAEIKSDKIEVKSESADTVKDNNKDDTKTENENDIENNSEKPNSNNQGDNEGKSEKPIDTEKGEKKEKRKMKPLEEIVCTYCKKVSVGKAANTRHLKKCFVYQAKLVMDGQDENTELETTDETKKDEESHVECKDEDKTCVYSETINESNIECDDVSKENLNQSENQSEDKENLNDSVSSENKSIENQSSSKKRSKTDSVYNCQHCDYTAHKRAMLAKHLHSHNIFMCLRCSFFCESDDELKDHMHREHKERMDHKLCRKCSRYVHCAEITLEQHMESCQGPVPFKCPHCEKEFKYESSLKSHILKHDPDGPKKFSCPQCSYKSNYKANLKKHLVNIHSSRIKQFKCTYEDCEKMFHSEDNMRRHLKWHSIDKPFKCKQCHKEFRTSGALSGHCVVHKTGTPFKCTVEDCEKSFRSHKLLKNHLQDFHHQAEKKFICAHSGCDFSFFKRSHLDRHLVTHSGERKYGCSYCGKAFRHADNLRVHLRQHTNEKPVSCNMCDFKCRQKSSLRYHLQKIHNIVFKKREKRKEKSASGDGVIKSENDITVNSLDSSLDLITAIVNAVAKSEDIETPNDTVNDKSNSAKTSTGNKIKDDAKPDSPVANKVVDLYEFKSDDEFGDESVMVPLPLPVQRPINHLNKSNEKVDNKVKVDKKVKVEAKIENEDEPTDTEYPDNKDSIEKIVTPKPKVVRRGKKKKINYAEPETDLSFETVDAKDMKEENVKKEEKEENVVKRKRGPKKSKLKVEKAVEEKKEEDDEKSEVTPKGRRGRKKVEKIPKKRGRKPKSVTLEEKSKKPVVKSPINKIKKKAGRPRKVRPPSESEEEDKKKDETKDDESNHDENDSEKEEDETIPRENEEDDDTVDVPLLSTPNPDEDDDDTREYIGDENLKENAHLVSNLENKQSEKEDKDEEEEIETKSEVKTEVKIEAKVDEKIEAKIEPKTEEKTEEKKEPQIENESVVVEKQGEQESDKMSSGIDTDFEDDIKPPPAPRPPPVVDSDEGDIESGPDEMDTPGRDFESTPPKSNITEHIHSVPAHTPRDFESSPPKSVQTIDYGPSTLSQTGFENRREGDSVEALSGSYTATPSREVSVEEKRDEREASLPYSNLESENLPNTQSPIMEPIPPEPQSNANPDYGSQSESTMPEVDKEYLGQYLQQFDSASRSEDDRIERINSQNEQTSEPIEIPSSPQKDLPPLNLSANAPPLNLSTNSNDRENSQGSDMSNKRMEILSIDRQTEDHYSSRSENVSRSSDRIPDNVYESISSMNTFMPPTTREAPIIHSAESPFPSVSTPSTFMRFSENDAILQRQRMSTPFLSQGDPNALQNLHRMADNALAQHNNASLLRRPTTVPPREDMFSSSTAAMATMARNPFHNTWASQEVRPAHWSQSPYLGRTIDRPTAAPTASIFGKDNYLPGREFMFEQSRRAVADRNVFPGLPQAQRPELAHDTFPMDRFDIGSYFSGHTYPGASTLTEYNRAAAAHTSQKTFDERYRQSSTGITDFRALPQTTASSMFSSNMLNSSFHLDKYMYSRDPVYHAQHIPDATNSPFLPPGVPGQHSVFDREYTRGYFQNSPYSLDKQYAAAAAASAKLTHPSGASVVQERDFVPRPGTAAATGENQEAYRHPMLYNMMNHRFYE comes from the exons ATGAGGACTTACAAGGAACCAAAGAGGATTGACAAAGCTAGGTCAAGAGAGCCTGGACTAGTTACTCTTGATGAACGCATTTCCAAAATGTCAGCTTTGTCAGTACAAGTGGAAGAAGAAACTATGGAGAACTCTTCTGACAAGGAGGAAGAAATGATCGAGGATAATGACTCTGGAGTTCAGGAAAATCATATTGATGATGAAGAACTTGAATTGGACAATGAAAAAATggaggaaaataaaaatgataaagatgaGAATCATGAAAAAATGGAAGATGATAACGTAGAAATTAGTGTAAAGAAAAAGACTCCacctaaaaaaacaaagaaagttGTAGAGAATAATGTAAATCACAATGAAGACattaatgatattaaaaaatgtgaACCAGAAggggaaaaaagaaaacaagaaccATCATCAAAGACAAAGAAAACAACCAATGTAAAAGATGCAAAAAAGAGGAAAATGTCAGACAAGAAAAACGATAAGAGTCAAGGTAGTAAAGATGTCCATAATAATTGTGTTGTTGATTTGGGAAGTAAAGAAAAGATTTCTCCAAAATCTAAAAGTAGATCAAGATCAactaaatcaaaacaaaaatccaATACGACAGATGACACTGATGCTGATGAATTACATAAAGAAGAATCAGAAAAATCTAGTAGTTTTAACACGTCTGACAGTCTCAATGTTTCTCCTCGCTCCTCTAAACGCACTCCTGTTAAAAATCGTAAATATCAAAGTGATGAAGAACATGACCCATCAAAGGAAGAAGGAGATAGTTCTGGCAAGAAAAAAAGATCTCGTTCAAAATCCCCACGTTGTTCTACCCCAAAGAAGCGCAAACTCAActttgatgaaaatgaattcATGAATATTAAAGATGATGATTTTGTAATTGAAAAGAATGACAAAGATATTGAACATGTAGAATCTGTCACAAATGAatcaaatgataataataaaagtaaaaaggtTGTGAAATCTCGTAAGAATAAGTCTTTGATTAAAGAAGATatcattttaaaaccaaaagCGATCAAGAAGAAAGCTAAGCTTTCACACAGTGAAATAAAACCCTCATCTCAGAGTGAAATAAAACCATCAATAGATGATACGAGtgataaaaatgaaagtgtTGAGAAGGTGAAGGATGAATCTTTGACAATGGAGGAGTCTAGTGAATTGAAAGAAAATGCTGTTGTGAAagtcaaaaagaagaaaataagaaagaaaaaaccagttgaaaaccaagaaaaaaatgatagtgctgAAATTAAATCTGATAAGATAGAAGTTAAATCTGAAAGTGCAGATACTGTGAAAGATAACAATAAAGATGAtacaaaaactgaaaatgaaaatgatattgaaaataacaGTGAAAAACCTAATAGTAATAATCAAGGTGATAATGAAGGAAAAAGTGAAAAACCAATAGACACTGAGAAAggagagaaaaaagaaaaaaggaaaatgaaacCATTAGAAGAGATTGTCTGCACTTATTGTAAGAAAGTATCAGTTGGAAAGGCAGCTAATAcaagacatttgaaaaaatgctTTGTTTATCAAGCAAAATTGGTAATGGACGGACAAGATGAGAATACAGAATTGGAAACAACTGATGAAACAAAGAAGGATGAAGAATCTCATGTTGAATGTAAAGATGAAGACAAAACATGTGTATATTCtgaaacaataaatgagagcAACATAGAATGTGATGATGTATCGAAGGAAAATTTAAACCAAAGTGAAAATCAAAGTGAAGATAAAGAAAATCTTAATGATAGTGTTAGTTCAGAAAATAAATCTATTGAAAACCAAAGTTCTTCAAAAAAGAGATCAAAAACAGACAGTGTGTACAATTGTCAACATTGTGACTATACTGCACACAAAAGAGCAATGTTGGCAAAGCATCTTCATTCTCACAATATTTTCATGTGCTTACGATGTAGTTTTTTCTGTGAGTCTGATGATGAGTTAAAAGACCATATGCACCGTGAACACAAGGAACGTATGGATCACAAACTATGTCGAAAGTGTAGTAGATATGTACACTGTGCTGAAATAACACTAGAACAACATATGGAAAGTTGTCAGGGTCCTGTTCCATTTAAGTGTCCTCATTGTGAAAAGGAGTTCAAGTATGAATCATCTTTGAAATCTCATATCCTAAAACACGATCCTGATGGTCCGAAAAAGTTTTCTTGTCCACAGTGTTCGTACAAATCTAACTACAAAGCAAACTTAAAGAAACATCTTGTAAACATTCATAGTTCAAGAATAAAGCAATTCAAATGTACTTACGAGGATTGTGAGAAAATGTTTCACTCAGAAGATAATATGAGGAGGCATTTAAAATGGCATAGTATTGACAAACCTTTCAAGTGTAAACAGTGCCATAAGGAATTTCGGACTTCAGGTGCATTATCCGGTCATTGTGTAGTTCATAAAACAGGAACACCTTTCAAATGTACTGTTGAGGATTGTGAAAAATCATTTCGGTCACATAAACTACTCAAAAATCATTTGCAAGATTTCCATCATCAAgcagaaaagaaatttatttgtgCTCATTCTGGatgtgatttttcatttttcaaaagaagtCATCTAGATCGTCATTTAGTAACACATTCAG GAGAGCGAAAGTATGGTTGTTCATATTGTGGTAAAGCATTTAGACATGCAGACAATCTGAGAGTCCATCTTCGGCAGCACACAAATGAAAAACCAGTGTCCTGTAATATGTGTGATTTCAAATGTCGACAGAAAAGTTCTCTCCGTTATCACTTGCAAAAAATTCAtaacattgttttcaaaaagAGGGAAAAGCGAAAGGAAAAATCTGCTTCTGGTGATGGAGTTATAAAATCAGAGAATGACATCACTGTTAATTCATTAGACTCAAGCTTAGACTTAATAACTGCAATCGTGAATGCAGTAGCAAAAAGTGAGGATATTGAAACTCCAAACGATACAGTAAATGATAAATCAAACAGTGCTAAGACTTCTACTGGGAATAAAATTAAAGACGATGCAAAGCCTGATTCTCCTGTCGCAAATAAAGTGGTTGATCTCTATGAATTTAAATCTGACGATGAATTTGGTGATGAATCTGTAATGGTTCCTTTACCATTACCTGTTCAGAGACCTattaatcatttaaataaatcaaatgagaaaGTAGATAATAAAGTGAAAGTagacaaaaaagtaaaagtagaagctaaaattgaaaatgaagatgAGCCAACTGATACAGAATATCCTGACAATAAAGACAGTATTGAAAAAATAGTAACTCCCAAACCAAAAGTTGTCAGGCGAgggaaaaagaagaaaataaattatgcaGAACCTGAAACTGATCTTAGCTTTGAAACTGTGGATGCAAAGGACATGAAGgaggaaaatgtaaaaaaggaagaaaaagaGGAAAATGTTGTGAAAAGAAAGAGGggaccaaaaaaatcaaaattgaaagttgaaaaaGCTGTGGAGGAGAAAAAGGAAGAAGATGATGAAAAAAGTGAAGTCACACCAAAAGGAAGGCGAGGTcgtaaaaaagttgaaaagattCCAAAGAAAAGAGGGAGGAAACCTAAAAGTGTAACATtggaagaaaaaagtaaaaaacctGTAGTAAAATCACCCATTAACAAAATTAAGAAGAAAGCAGGAAGACCTAGAAAAGTAAGACCACCTTCTGAGTCTGAAGAAGAAGACAAGAAAAAGGATGAAACGAAAGATGACGAAAGTAATCATGATGAAAATGATTCTGAAAAAGAGGAAGATGAAACTATTCCAAGGGAGAATGAAGAAGATGATGACACTGTTGATGTTCCTCTATTAAGTACGCCAAATCCCGACGAAGATGATGATGATACTAGAGAATATATAGGAGATGAAAACTTAAAGGAAAATGCACATCTTGTTTCAAATTTGGAGAACAAGCAATCAGAAAAGGAGGACAAGGATGAGGAGGAAGAAATAGAAACAAAGAGTGAAGTTAAGACTGAAGTTAAGATTGAGGCAAAGGTTGATGAAAAGATTGAGGCAAAAATTGAACcaaaaactgaagaaaaaacTGAGGAAAAGAAAGAACctcaaattgaaaatgaaagtgttGTTGTTGAAAAGCAAGGTGAACAAGAATCAGACAAAATGAGTAGTGGTATTGACACAGATTTTGAAGATGATATAAAACCTCCTCCTGCTCCTAGACCTCCACCTGTTGTTGACAGTGATGAGGGAGATATTGAATCAGGACCAGATGAGATGGACACACCTGGTCGGGACTTTGAGTCAACTCCACCCAAATCAAATATTACAGAACATATTCATAGTGTCCCTGCACATACACCAAGGGACTTTGAGTCCTCTCCTCCTAAATCTGTCCAAACAATAGATTATGGGCCAAGTACTCTTAGCCAAACAGGATTTGAAAATAGGAGAGAAGGAGATTCTGTTGAAGCACTATCTGGAAGCTATACAGCCACACCATCTAGAGAAGTTTCAGTAGAAGAAAAGCGAGATGAAAGGGAAGCCAGTCTTCCATATTCTAATTTGGAATCTGAAAATTTGCCTAATACTCAATCTCCTATCATGGAACCAATACCACCTGAACCACAATCAAATGCCAATCCTGATTATGGCTCTCAATCGGAATCAACTATGCCAGAAGTTGACAAAGAATATCTAGGACAATACCTTCAACAGTTTGATTCGGCTAGCCGTTCAGAGGATGATCGAATTGAAAGGATTAATTCTCAAAATGAGCAAACATCAGAACCAATTGAGATTCCAAGTTCACCTCAGAAAGACTTGCCACCTTTGAATCTCAGTGCAAATGCACCACCTTTGAACCTTAGTACAAATAGTAATGACAGAGAAAATAGTCAGGGTAGCGACATGTCAAATAAGAGAATGGAAATATTGTCCATTGACCGTCAAACTGAGGATCATTACAGTAGTAGAAGTGAAAATGTGTCAAGATCATCTGATAGAATACCTGACAATGTTTATGAAAGTATCAGCTCTATGAACACATTTATGCCTCCAACTACGAGAGAAGCACCAATTATTCATTCAGCAGAAAGTCCATTCCCTTCAGTATCAACTCCTTCAACTTTCATgcgattttctgaaaatgatgCAATTTTACAGAGGCAAAGAATGAGTACTCCTTTTCTGTCACAGGGTGACCCGAATGCATTACAAAATTTGCATAGAATGGCAGACAATGCCTTAGCTCAACATAATAATGCATCATTACTTCGACGACCAACAACTGTGCCACCTCGTGAAGATATGTTTAGTAGTTCCACTGCTGCTATGGCAACTATGGCTAGAAATCCCTTTCACAACACTTGGGCTAGTCAGGAGGTTAGACCAGCTCATTGGAGTCAAAGTCCATATTTAGGACGCACAATTGATAGGCCAACAGCAGCTCCTACAGCTTCAATATTTGGAAAGGACAACTATCTTCCTGGACGTGAATTTATGTTTGAGCAGTCTCGACGTGCAGTGGCAGATAGAAATGTCTTTCCTGGTCTTCCACAAGCACAGAGGCCAGAACTTGCACATGACACTTTCCCAATGGACAGATTTGACATTGGTAGTTACTTTAGTGGGCATACATATCCTGGGGCTTCAACTCTCACTGAGTATAACCGAGCTGCTGCTGCACATACATCTCAAAAAACATTTGATGAACGATACCGTCAATCATCTACAGGCATCACAGACTTCAGGGCACTACCTCAGACAACTGCATCTAGTATGTTTAGTAGTAACATGTTGAACTCATCGTTTCATcttgataaatacatgtactcaAGGGACCCTGTGTATCATGCTCAGCATATTCCTGATGCTACAAATAGTCCATTCTTACCACCAGGTGTGCCGGGACAACATTCTGTGTTTGACCGAGAATACACAAGGGGTTATTTTCAGAACAGTCCATATAGTTTAGATAAACAATATGCTGCGGCAGCGGCTGCCTCAGCTAAATTAACACATCCATCAGGTGCAAGTGTGGTTCAGGAACGAGACTTTGTGCCACGTCCAGGCACAGCTGCTGCCACAGGTGAAAATCAGGAAGCTTACAGACACCCAATGTTATATAATATGATGAATCAtagattttatgaatga